The Sparus aurata chromosome 12, fSpaAur1.1, whole genome shotgun sequence sequence cCACATGAGGTCAGCAGAGATCAGAGAACACGAGATGAAGTTCACGTCACTGCAGATTTAAGATGTTTGGTTTGAATTTGAAATAAACATGAGTCAGAATCATCTCATGACGTCACAGATGACGTCTGCTTCCCCTCTGTCCATCCAGAACTTTTACTTTAGGTACATTTTCCTGATACGTCTTAAATATGAACGTATTGATTAGTGCAGCATCAGAATCTATCTTGTCTGAGATATCTGTCACACTCATTAGACATCAGTGTGTCTGTTACTCTCTATAATAAGTTACTGTGttggaagaagtactcagatatTTTATCAAAATATCTTTGATGACATCAGACTGAACGACTCTACAATTAATCCTTTGTGAAGGTATTAAGTTCAGTTTTTACTGAAACTGTTTTATTACCAGTAAACTGTTAACAGGCGGCCTGTGCCTCCATGTTACAGCTGTTGTTGTTCAACTACTGAGTCcagattaaaggaaaagttcacacaatattaaaaatcagtcattatctcaGTTTGTTTATACTCCCAGAGTGACCCAGGGGAGAAACTCTGGATTATTAGAGGCAGAAGTTTCACTAATCCTCATGAGCGCCCACACCGACAGGACTCCCTCCAGTGTGAGCTAGAGGAGACGTTCTCCACAGCTTCTTAGGATCAATACGTTTTCTCCCAGGCTGACTGTTTGTTAGAGGGGCATGTTTCAGGTCTGTCAGGAGAAGTGTCGacgtccacagaacagttctggagttgcagcattctgctgaacacctgaagcagctggagacttgatttaaaacagaaaaacaaccagagaaacatcagaaatCTCATCTTACTGCCTGTTTCttattgttaatgttaattTATTAAAACAGTCGAGTTCAGTCGAGTATAAAGtcgcataaaatggaaatactcgagtaaTGTACAGTTATAGTACCTCacaatgtaactaagtacttgagtaaatgttgttgtatttgaggcgtgcacacacacacacacacacacacacacacacacacacacactcacacacacacacatactcagagTTCAGTTCTGCATCAGTGGAAAAACTGATCACCCGCTGGCTGGAAAACGTACCAACCCCCACCTCAAGGGCCAAACCGAGGTCTCAGCACCAGGCCGGCTGCTCCACttgctgctgcacctcctcctcctcctcctcctcctcctcctcctcctcctcctcctcctcctcctccacctcctccttctcctcctcctccccacagTGAGGCTTCCAGTGGATCAAAAACTGAAACCAAACTTAgttttttcccttctctttaATCGTTTGGCAGAAACAAATGGGAACAGATAGGACACTATCTACGGACTCCACAGACTCCCTGAAACCAGACGTCACTAATAACAGCAATACTTCATTTAAGAGTCCTCATTATCCAGTCCAGGACCAGATCCATCACAGTCCAGGACCAGATCCTTCACAGTCCAGGACCAGATCCTTCACAGTCCAGGATCAGCTCACTTCATTTCAGGACAAACGAAACCCGCGGCGGAGCTTCGTGTGCTCGTCCTCTGCGTGAAGAACAACTCCCACTGATACATTTCAAGGGTCTGCAAACACATGAAGGATTCAAACAACAGTACATTCTGAGAGCTTTACAGGACATCAGCCAGTCTGATGCTGGGAGTAGTTTATTAGACTGTTAGTGGTTCCCTTGTTGAGTTCATACTCTCACACACGGTTCACAGATCCAGGCTCGCTGGTCGTGTTTGTAAGGCaagagtgacatcatcagcgCAGCCTGGATCAAGCTGACCAATCATTCTGCGATCATAACTATCTAtgtacaaaatatatataatcacaCGTATTTACAGGTGGACACGTGGCGGACGCGGAGACGAAGCCTCTCCGGGCGTCCGACACCGACGACAGACACACAGCACCTCTAGTGgcagaaagacaaagacacacactgagaaGAAAACTTGGCACTTGTAGATTTctcccacagaaacacaaaacagacatttggaGTCAGTTCTAGTGGTAAACAATGCACACAGGCCGGCCTCGGCAGGGGAGGCAGCTGCTGACTCTGATTGGCccgtttctcttcttcttctacagaAGTGTGATCCTCAGAGGAGGCAGATGAGGCTCTTCCCCTCCTCGATCTCCTCCTGGACTTTGTCGCTGGAGGTGGCGATCTCGGCCTGAGCAGAGAAGACGGCGCAGATGAAGGTGAGCACGGTGCCGCCCATGGCGGTGTAGAAGGCCCAGCCCATGGAGCAGAGCCCGGCCCGGTACGGAGCCGCGTCGGGGCCGCAGTACAGCTGGACCTTGTTTGAACCCCAGCCAGCAGGGTACAGCATCAGACCCAGGATCAgaaacagacctgagagagcgAGCAGAGAGACGGAGCGTTAACTGACCACgtttattaaaacagaaacgGCACAGTGGTTCAGTCCTGACATCAGAAACTGATCCGGAACATGTAACTGACATCAAAGGAAGTGAGTTAAAGCTCAAACTGAGAAAATCTTTATGTagaaaaatcatttaaaaaataacacatcTGCAGTTTGTAAAGAGGGGCAGAATCAAAGTCTCTCttttcttaaaaacatgatcatgattgtgaattaatcatttaaaatgtatttctgctcaGCCGGCTGTCAAAGTATATTCCCTGTTAGTCGACTGTACGTAGTGCTGCTGAGCGGACTAGTTTATCTCCTGGTGCTGAGTCGTATCTACGGTCCGTCCTATTAACTGGAGCAGTGAACAGCGTTCCCATTTCATAAGAACCTGATGGGACTGTAATGGTTGTTTCCAGGGAAACAAAATCGCTGCTTGTGTAAAAAGTATATTTTGATCACAAAACCCACAAAAACATATGTAATGGTcgaaatgttttcttctttgtcaaGTGACTGCGTTATAAACAGGATAATGACCGATGAGGTGTCTATTATCAGGACTTCATGGCCTCCGAGGAGACAACTAAACTCACTGAACGACGACTAACTTCCACATCTGTCAGCAAAAACCCTTCAGCAGATCAAATGAGCTTCAGTTCTGCAGCATCGTCTCTTCTCTGGACCCAAAACATTTCCTGCCAAACTGCCGTCACGGCATCTAAAGCATCCCATCAGGACGCAAAAAAATGTAACACCAGGCAGAAATGATTTCCTGTCGACTGTCTGAAACTGAAGATAATCAGAGCGAGACCTCCAGGACGGAGAGACCTGAACCTGGATCTTGACACACATGTCTGTCAGAGAGCAGAGAACAACAGGAAAAGGTAGCCTGCCCCAGTCACCGGCTGACCCTCCGGCGTCCGGCGTCTCGGGGGAAGTATGAGGTCACTTCCTGACCCACTCGGCTTCACTGACACAGAGTCcgggtctgaaaagtgaagccaagtGCAAAAGAGTGATCCAGTCACCCAGAACACACTCAGAGGTCCATGTGGAGcgctgcaaaataaaataacgtgTTCGGTCTGTTTGTGAACACACCGTCTGTTTCAACTGATCCAACCACAacttcaccagactcccttcacaaatgtagtgattttaagagttgtttcatgaggagaaacttaacaaaCTGTTAAAAGCTGTTTGCAACAAATTCTCAACAATTtggtccttgttgtaaattctgCAAACGTTCCACATGAAGTTCTTTCTtcctttgtgtaaaaaacagtgtttgtctcagtgatgttcgtgtttatttgcatacagaGCAGGAAGGTGACAGATCAGCCTCATATTAAAGCAGCTGATTATAATAAAACAACCTCCATTATTTAATAAGCAGTTTCATGTCACGAGGTCTCCATcctttcctctgctctgctcttcatccAGACGATCGGCCTTCCACCAATCACAGCGCGGGAGGAAACGTTTACAATAACGCAATTACAGATAATAAATGAAGCGAGTCGTTCTCTCACTGCTTctcttcacaaaaacaaaaagtggaGGTGAAACTGTCTCGCTCTCCTTTCCAGCCTCTCctaatctctctctctatgcttcctctccttctcctccagttCTCTCGCTCTTAAAGCGCCCGATATCGTATTAAACAAGGAAATGAAAACTAGGTCATAAATTCTTTCCACATGTTGCTGCACTGCCCTGACGTCCAGACCGGCTCCAGTGATGGATTGAAGGTATGGTTTTAATTCCCAACCCCACCCCTCCTAAgaccccccctccacacacacacacacacacacacacacacacacacacacacacacacatacacacacacacacacacacacacacacacctcctccaccctcctctctctgggCTACTGGACCTTCTAACCTAATATCCCGCTGCACTCCACCCGTCCAGCCTCGCTGCTGCCTCCACACTGGCTCTCGTCTCCGTTAACTTCCAGACTGTCAATTCTCCACCATCAATCCGATTCTGTTagctgcctccacctcctccacctcctccacctcctcctccatctccctgaCCTCCGCTCCCACAGCCTCCACCCTGTAATGCAGCACAGCAGGCCTCCTCTGAGAGACCTGACCTCCTTTCCAGGaaaagaggagctggaggaaaaTAAGGAGGAGAGACAGCAACAGGAAACGCTGCCGATCCGTCACTTATAGTGGtaacagtgatggaatgtaactaagtacatctaCTCAAGTACTCAAGTCAAGTTAAGAGCCACATTTCCATCCATGTTGCTCTCCATCAGCACGGGAGGGGAGGAGCTAATGACTGAGTTTAcagtgaactgctcctttaaagtagTTATGACTGATTGGCTGAATGTGACGAATGCTTCCGTGTAGAGatacagaaattaaaaaaggtgttTCCATGGTTTTCCAGCCACACCTccgctgtaaacacacagaacCAGGACGAGCTTTATGATTCACAGGAATCACTTCTTTTATCAGTCACAGCTGAGCgttctgtgacatcatcatcaggCAGTAATCCCGCTTCAGTTCCTGTAATCCGTTGACGTGTTTTCCTGCTCGTCCAGGTCACGGTCACCAGTCAAACCAGCGATAAGGCCTGTGATTCACGGCTGGGGGGAAAGTTTATGGAAGGTAATAAAAGTCTTTCGACACTGAAGAACTGGAGACAGTTTTACAGCCCAGTTTGTTTGCCGTCCTGTCTCTAATCCTGAGTGACGACGAGCGAGCAAGGCGTTCAATAAATGTGCAGAGAATCACTTACAGGGCGCCTAACCGGAGGACGAGAAGTCTCCGAGTGAGACACAGTTTACCGTCTGACCCTCGACAGAGGAGCGTCTGTTTTAGTCATCCCATTACGTAAAGTGAAGGGAATGGATTTACCTTCAGCCTGACCGTCACTTTAATGGCATCTGAGAAACTGCGGCCATCATAAAGTGTGTCACGGGGGACGAAAAGAGGCTGAAGTTAAAAAGTACAAGTGACATCAGTGTATGTGAAGATTGGGTTAACGGGCTTTGGGGCGAATCCAGTGCAATGACGTGACCATCTCTGGCAACGGCTTCACAATCTTCCCATCTGAGGTCAATCACTTCCCCAAACATCTGCCGTCTGGCTCCAGTTTTCTCGTTACTGGAGGGTCGGCACGAATAGTGGAAATAGTGATTAGTAGAAAGTCAGTGTGGTGGATATCAGTGAGAGGGGTATCACTCACAGGCCTCGAGGaaacaaatcagtcaaattAAAGACTCATGCACACAGAATGACTGATCGAAGAAACACCAGCAGTTAGATTCTCAGACCTGGTACCAACATCTGCCCCGAGCCAGCCTGTATCCAGTAAACACACACGTAACTGGGACAAACAGTGTCTTTCACACAAGTAAGGAAATATCTGCATGTAGAACATcagctgaattaacaagaaggtccaaataatgcagaatgagtcagagacagagtttcacagagtttataaagtgtctccaactcaacaactcactaaactgacacatttgttaagggagtctggtgactttctccacggggacaaagaagtagcctatattgttactgtttgtGACATGTTCAGCATCAATAAAGTGTTGtgttctttcataaatggagtgtacatggtgaaatcagtgtaagtgttttcaaacagctgatcagtgttGGCAGGTGACAACACTCCTTTTACAAGTAAAGAAACAACTAAATATTttgcatttaatgctgaatttacaagaagacccaaataatgaagaatttctcaaaggtggcgtttcacaagtttataaagttcctcctcactcaacaactcattaaattgagtgttttttaaatggagtctggGGACTCCACAGAAGACAAAGATGCTTGTGGAGAAAgaccccagactccctttaaaaaacactaaattTAGTGAGCTGTTGAGTGAGGAGGAACTTTATAAACTTGTGTACAACACATGTGGAATGATTTGAGCCTTTGTGTTAATTCAGCTAAAGTTCTACATAAATAAATTCTTTCTCTGTGTAAAAGTCATTATGTGTCTCGCTGGTGTACGCTGTGTAGCTGTGTAGCTGTGTAGCCGTCCGCTCGTGGTCGGGTCGCTCGGAACAGATAAACACCAGGTGTGATGGGCCTCGGATGTCAGACAGAAGGCATTGTGGGTCTAATCTCTTCCTGTGGTTGAAATGAGTGAAGGGTTATCGGCCTCCAGCTCCACCGGCTCGGAGGAAACCCTCCCGCCTCCTCGGCTGTTTGAAGCTCCTCTCGCCCCCTTTCCTCTTCCACATCCTCATCCTCTCCACAATGAGGAGACTCAGCGGTGCGTTCCCTCACTTTCATCACCTCAGCCTGCGTCTCAAGCAGTCTTTCATATAGATGGTAAGTACAGGGCTCTCAGGTTATGTAACTATCTCTGGTGGCTGTATTCTTGTGGCGATGAGCAAACcctgtttttacatttgaagTTTGACAATTGACCGTTTGCTAAACCTTCCTCCAACAGCGACGCTTCAATTACAGCCTTGCAACCGTAACCAGGCACCAGCGCCTCCATTAGACAACGCTGGTGCTGGTTCAGGAGTCCTggaagatagatagatagaattactttaatgatcccagactaaATTTAAACCTAAACTAAACGATTTAAACCTCCCGGAGAAATGGAGGGACATAATCAGTTTATTGAGCctgaaaacaaatcacaaagATGGCTGCTGCCGTCACTGAACAACTGCAAGTGTTGTAACAGACAACATAAGATaaataagattttaaaaaaatcatcagtTCTTTAAATCCTCCCAACACGCCCACTGCTTCTGTTTGGCCTGCAGTAAATAAACAAGCGTGTGGGAGGACAGCCATAATCAGCAGAGAGCCGAGAGCTCCAGTCTGAAGGAAGAGGAGGTTCAGTCATGATCTCAtggcctcctgctgctgctgctcctcctcctcctcctcctcctcctcctccatcactcaCCACACAGGTCACCACCACGgacacacaccatcacacacacccCGCTCACTGACACGCATGCGCTCCGGCTGACGCGGCAGGAGGTCGATATCTGCGTGAGGGCGGAAACAAACCGCCGTGTGTTTTAAACTCCGGCTGCTGGTAGAAGTCGACAGGAGGCTCCACGAGAATCAAACACATGATTGTGGCTGTGGGAGTTGTGGCGCTCGTAATGAATGTGTTCAGCTGAAACTTTTCATTTACCTTGATCAACAGCGGACGCCACAGGAATGAGGACAGACAATAAAGGTTAGAGTCGGATTTAAGACTCTGTTCTCGTCAGCACGGTCACAGAGGAGCGAGTAGTGAGTTTGGAGGTGAGTTACGCTAGAAAACAACTAGTTAACACAAAGTTTTGTTCGGCAGaaactttttcttcttcgtccAGTTTTTGAGAATCTGAAGCTTCAGAACATGGAGCCATGTTTCCCAAACTTGACAATCAGTCCTCACGcttttaaataaactaaactcCCTGTAGGAATCGTTTCCACGAGGTTGTCCGACACTTAAAACAATAACCTCAGACACTGACAGACGGAGTTACCCCCGAGGATCTGCCAGCTGAGGAGATCTACTGACAGATCCCAAAACTGTTGGtgaaacatgtaaatacaaGGCAATAATGGCGACGCATTCTGTTCCTTTGCTAACCGGAGAAGGCGTCCCATCATCCTGCCGTCTAAACCTGAAGAGGAGCCACAAGTCGTTTGTCTTTCTCTGAATCAACAACTCCAGTTTCCCAAAACACTAAATGCAGCAGgagtgtagatgtgtgtgtggtgtgttccTCACCTGCGATCCCTTGCAGCAGTCCACACACGTTGAAGATGCTCTTCTTCATGATGCTCTGGAAGCACATGGTGAAGACGGAGATGAACGCCACGGCGCACAGCAGCAGGATCCCCGCCGCCAGGAAGATAGACGTGGCCTGCCAGAACCCGCTGGCAATCTCCCCGAAGTGAATTGCGTAGGGTCCGCACAGTATCCCCCGCTGCAGGTGGGGCAGTTTTATGCAGCGGCCGTAGATGCCTAAAGTGGGCCTGTAGGCCTCCCCGGCCGTGGTGGCCCCATGGGGGCCGTAGACGGCGTCGGGCGTGCGCGGGAATCCCACCAGCCAGTCAGTGCTCATGAAGGCGATGAGCTCTCCGAAGGCGGCCACAATACTCAGCAGAGTCCACAGCATGGAGCGGCAGGTGACAATCACATGGCACATGCTGACGGCGGCTGGAGGCTGCGTTCAGGTTCAACGCTGCTGAGAGGCGGAGAGAGCGCCGAGGCTGAGATCCTCCGAGCGGACGCTGCACAGGAAGCTGAAGCAAAACGTTCAAGTCAATGATTCACAGTCTGCtgcttccttcttcttctccttcacttCTTCTTATCTCCCGCTGGAGTCGTTTGGGCACAGCTGTCGTTCCTCCTCCTTTGACTCACCCTCCCTCGGTCGGCTCGGTCTTCGGACTCTCTTTCAGTCGGCTTCTTGGTGTCTACATTGTATTGAAGTCGTGTTCCTGGAGCCAGCCAGCTGGCGtcacatcagacacacctgagacatcaaacagaaacagaacaactTTAATGGCTTGTATAAAACTGTGACTGCTTTGATAATGATGATCAgtaatttctgttttatttccccTCTGTCATATTtgaaaagcagaggaggaggaggaggtggaggaggaggaggaggaggaggagaggagaggaaggaggaggaggctgtaaTGAGCTGTTGAAGTGGGCCTCttctgttttcagtgtgtttatgtttgaggATTTGTGATCAGGGCTCTCGTCACAGATCTGCATGACTGAGGCTGTAAAGATGAAAACAGGGAAAACATGATGCatgtctgcctctgtgtgtgtgtgtgtgtgtgtgtgtgtgtgtgtgtgtgtgtttggaggaaGTGGAGTGAGAAGTGAATGCAGACGGAGAGTAAAAACAAGCCGGTGGCCTCTGGTGGAGCAGCCCACACAGCTGACCCGGGGTCGGCCAACGGTCGATAACACAACGCCGCCCGGCTGTCAGATGACCGCTGATGACCTCGGTGACATCAACCCTGCTGCTCTGCTGAGTCAGTGACACTGCAGTACAACCAGGAAGCTGCAAAATGGCGTGAGGTCATCAAGAAGTCACGACTGACACACAAATCTGTGCAGATAAAACAAACATCTACAGCTACGTTCTCAACAAATGTCTTCTCAGCTCCAGTTTAGTGCAGCCAATAGAAAACAGCTAAAAAGACAATagattttaaaggaacagttcatcctcatcatcatcatcatcctcctctcctccctccatgctgatgaaAGTCTCGtggtccacagaacatttcaggagcttcacagtaaaactcAGCCAGTAGAGACTTTTCCACCGAATCAAACTGTAAAACCATTTGCTGTAAAAGCTCCCGTCCCTGACGTAAGTGTTATAAACTGGCTTATTTCACTAATAAGATAATCACAACAGAGTTACAGCCTCATTTTCACACCTCATGACGTTTATTTATGAGCGGATGAAACAGTGAAGACGTCCTGATGTGAAGAACAAACTCTGATTCTGTTTAAGTCATGAAAAGATTTGATGAGACGTTCTGAGACGTTAAAACAGAAGATTAAACGATGCTTATACTGTGCAGGCCGTGTTATAAACACCGCTCCGGGCCGAAGCCGAcagttgtttcttttctctttcagtcttttctttctgtcctgGTTTCTCTGCCGTCTCTGGGGAGTCTGTTCGTCATCCTCCGACCAGCGTTTGGCAGCAGAGAGGCCGCTGCTGCTGACACGTGTGCCGCCCGCCCGGCGAGGTTTCCATCAGCCGTGCACTCAGAGCGAGGGTCGTGAGATccacgggtgt is a genomic window containing:
- the lhfpl2a gene encoding LHFPL tetraspan subfamily member 2a protein, which produces MCHVIVTCRSMLWTLLSIVAAFGELIAFMSTDWLVGFPRTPDAVYGPHGATTAGEAYRPTLGIYGRCIKLPHLQRGILCGPYAIHFGEIASGFWQATSIFLAAGILLLCAVAFISVFTMCFQSIMKKSIFNVCGLLQGIAGLFLILGLMLYPAGWGSNKVQLYCGPDAAPYRAGLCSMGWAFYTAMGGTVLTFICAVFSAQAEIATSSDKVQEEIEEGKSLICLL